One Astatotilapia calliptera chromosome 1, fAstCal1.2, whole genome shotgun sequence DNA segment encodes these proteins:
- the gcshb gene encoding glycine cleavage system protein H (aminomethyl carrier), b, with protein sequence MAMRAALRCLSANFSPRLPQLSQVSATRLQWRSGSPRTLSTSSVLSAALKFTDKHEWVQVEGGVGIVGISNYAQEALGDVVYCGLPEVGQRLEQMDEFGALESVKAASELYSPLTGEVTEINTELAENPGLVNKDCYAKGWIIKMTIEKPEELDGLMDQAAYDKFVTSLE encoded by the exons ATGGCGATGAGAGCAGCTCTGCGGTGCCTGTCTGCAAACTTTTCGCCCAGACTGCCTCAGCTCTCGCAGGTTTCAGCGACTCGGCTGCAGTGGAGAAGCGGCTCCCCGCGGACGCTGAGCACGTCCTCGGTCCTGTCTGCAG cATTAAAGTTCACAGATAAGCACGAGTGGGTGCAAGTGGAGGGTGGTGTTGGCATTGTTGGTATCAGCAATTATGCCCAG gAAGCATTAGGTGATGTGGTATACTGTGGACTCCCTGAAGTCGGCCAAAGACTTGAACAAATGG ATGAGTTTGGTGCACTGGAAAGTGTAAAGGCTGCCAGCGAGCTGTACTCACCATTAACAGGAGAGGTGACTGAAATCAACACAGAGCTGGCAGAAAATCCTGGACTTGTGAACAAAGATTGCTATGCAAAGG GATGGATAATCAAGATGACCATCGAAAAGCCCGAAGAACTTGATGGCCTCATGGATCAAGCTGCATATGATAAATTTGTCACATCACTTGAATAA
- the rpl13 gene encoding large ribosomal subunit protein eL13: MAPSRNGMILNPHFHKDWQKRVRTWFNQPARKIRRRKARQAKARRIAPRPVAGPLRPQVRCPTIRYHTKVRSGRGFTLEELKAAGIHKKTARTIGISVDPRRRNRSTESLQANVQRLKEYRSKLILFPRKASAPKKGDSTEEELKMATQLTGPVMPIRTVHKKEKARVISEDEKNFKAFASLRMARANARLFGIRAKRAKEAAEQDVEKKK, from the exons ATGGCCCCCAGCCGGAATGGAATGATCCTGAACCCTCACTTTCACAAAGACTGGCAGAAAAGAGTGCGCACCTGGTTCAACCAGCCAGCCAGGAAGATCCGCAG GCGAAAGGCTCGTCAGGCTAAAGCTCGCCGCATTGCTCCTCGCCCTGTCGCTGGACCACTGAGGCCACAGGTTAGGTGTCCCACTATCAGGTACCATACCAAGGTTCGTTCCGGACGTGGCTTCACCCTCGAGGAACTGAAG GCGGCTGGCATCCACAAAAAGACGGCCCGCACCATTGGCATCTCAGTGGACCCTCGCCGCcgcaacagatccacagaatCTCTTCAGGCCAATGTGCAGCGCCTGAAGGAGTACCGCTCCAAGCTCATCCTGTTCCCTAGGAAGGCTTCTGCCCCCAAGAAGGGAGACAGCACT GAGGAGGAACTCAAGATGGCCACTCAGCTCACTGGTCCAGTCATGCCCATCAGAACT gtGCACAAGAAGGAGAAGGCCAGGGTTATCTCCGAGGATGAGAAGAACTTCAAGGCTTTCGCCAGCCTGCGTATGGCTCGCGCTAATGCTCGTCTATTCGGCATTCGTGCCAAGAGAGCCAAAGAGGCTGCTGAGCAGGACgtggagaagaagaagtga